The DNA region GGCTCAATTTTCCGTTTCCGATATCCGGGATCCTCTTGAGGACATCGCATGTTCGTCGGTGGTCTTAACGAACCAGACCTCCTTGGCCGTAGAAGCCATTCTTCTCCAAAGGCCTGTCGTTGAGTACACCCTCGAAAATCCACTCCCCTTTTACGGCGACTACAGGGACTTCGTTTTCAACACCGGGGATCCGGACCAGGCAGCAAAAGTTATCATGGCAATCTTGTCTTCTTCCCTTGAACGGAACCAGGCAGTCCGGAATCAAAATGCCGCTCTAGGGAAGGAAATCCTGCCTCCTCCCCGTGCTCCGGAAATCCTGAAGTTCATCAGGAGCTTGCCTGAATGAGCAGACATTTTTCCCAGCTTAGGAAAGCTAACTTTATCCCCATGATAAGGTCGGGCTTCTGGTATACGGCCAGTGCTTTCGCGGAAAAGGGCCTGGCCTTCATTTCCGTGCCGATCTTCACGCGTCTCCTGAACTTGGGAGACTACGGGACCGTGTCTTTTTTCCAGCCCCTTGTGGGAATCCTCGCCATCCTTTCCGGGTTAAACCTCGACGCCAGCATCGGAATCGCCAAACAGGAAAAAAAGGATGTGTTTCACGTTTATGTTTCTTCCCTTTTCCTTTTTTCGTTGATCTGGTTTATCGCCGAAATCCTTCTCCTATCCTTGTGGAAAACGCGGGTAGAGCGCACCTTTGGTATTTCTATCAGCTTGGCTTTTTGTGCACTCCTCAGCGGGTACGGAAGTTTCATTTTCAACTCATATTCCACGTACCTTATGTTTGAAAACCGGTATCGACTGCGCTCGGTCCTGTCGTTCCTTAGGGCAGCCGCAGAAATCCTGGTCTCCGTCGTCCTTCTTTTAACTATCCTGAAAGGCTCCTTCTGGGGGAGGGTTATTGGCTCTCTCAGCCTCAACCTGATCTTTGGCCTTGGGATCCTTTGGGCCTTCTGGAGAAAATACACGCCCCGGCTTTCAGGCGAGTATTGGAGATACGGTTCTCTTATCGGCGCTCCCCTGATCCCGCACTGTCTTTCACACCTTATCCTCAGCTACTTCGACAGGATCGCGATCAAGGCCCTGGTCGGAAACGTCGCCACCGGTCTTTACGGATTCGCCTACAACATTGGGATGATTCCTCTCCTGTTGCTGAGTTCGACCAACTCAGCGTGGGTCCCGTGGTTTTACGATGCCTTCGCGCAAGAGAAGAATGAAGAGATCAGGGTCAATATCAGGAGGTACAACGCCGCTTTCTTCCTTTTTATCCTCCTGCTGCTGACTGTATCGCCAGAGATTGCCAGGCTGCTGGCTCCTCCGGAATACATGGGCGCAATCAAGGTTATTCCCATTATCATTTTCAGTTACTACCTGCAGTTCATTTACACCTGCTACGTCAACTTTTCCTTTTTCTACAAGAAGACGGGGCTTATTTCTACCGGTACGATCATTGCCGGCGTGATCAACATGGTTTTGAACTATAAGATGATCCCGGTTTTCGGGTATGAAATCGCTGCCTGGACCACAGTCTTTTCTTACGCCTGTCTCTTGTTTTTTCACTGGTTCAACGTTTCCGTATTGATCAAGGCAAAGGGGATCAGGGCCATGGACTTTTCTTTAACAGTGTTACTCGGGTTATCCCTCTCCTGCGCCCTATACTGGGGAAGCCCCCTGATGGGTTTCTTCTCTCAAAGGGAACTGGTTTTCAGGTACACACTTTTCCTGGCCATGCTCGGATTCATGGCCATCCTTCACCGAAAAGAGATCCGCAAAATCCTTGATCGTTGGAACGGAGCTGATAGGCATGTTTGAAGGAGCGAGCATTCTCATCACCGGAGGCACTGGGTCCTTTGGCAAGCAGTTCATCCGAAACGTCCTTGCGAACTACAAGCCTCGGAGGGTCGTCGTCTATTCAAGAGACGAATATAAGCAATACGAGATGCAACAGGCTTTTTCCTCACCGGAGATGCGCTATTTCATCGGGGACGTCAGGGACGCACAAAAGTAATAGGAACAAAGCCATAGACGGCAAATAGAGTACCCCGCTTTGCTCCCAATTAGCAAGTTTCTTTGCGCTTACACTCATTTTTTTATAATTCACAATTACAAGCAGCATGAAAATAGCTATTCTCACAAGCCCATACTGTACAAGAATTTCCAAGTATAGGCTATGCATGACGGAACTACGTCCAAGCGCTTTCTGGTTCACCCACCTAGAGGTAATGGTCGAACCGCCGTGTCCTAGAAGCAATTTTTCACCTGTTGCAGTAAGACCAGATTATATTGCTCCCCATAGCCAACAAGTCACGAATAAGACATCCTGGGAGGGTTTCCGAAAGGGGTGCTTGAGATGGGCGACACGAAAGATCGGCAGGACGAAGTGCAGCGTTAGACGGCAAAGAGGCGTGTAGCATTGATCCTTGAGATCCTGAAAGGAAAGACAACGATAGCGGAAGCAGCCCGACCCCATGGGCCCAAGGTGGCCGAGGTGGAACGGTGGAAGTAAAGGTGCCTGTCCGGGGCGGAGGACGACCTGAGGAGCCGCCCAGGGACAAATTCGCGGAAGCTAGGCGAAAAAATCGCTAGCTGGATTCACTGGTACAACGAGGGAAGGCCTAATCAATCCCTGGGGACCTTTCCCCAAAACAGGTTCGGCTAAAACAAGCGGCATCATGGGCTTGATTTTATGGGAGCAATACTGATATTTCTGGGAGTGAGAATTTTGACGGACAGCCTTTTTTCCATCGTCTGTGTCACCTATAACCAGGAAGACCTTATCATGGAGTGTCTGGACAGCATCGCGGGACAGGACTACCGAAAAATCGAACTAATCGTTTGTGATGACTGCTCAACCGATCGAACAGTCCAAGTCGTGGAGGAATGGCTCGAAAAACATCAAGATCGCTTTGATAACATCGTATTTCTAAAAAACAAGGAGAACCTTGGGATATCAGCGACTCATGACCGAGGATTGCGATGCGCTGCCGGGAAATACTTGAAATACATTGGGGGGGACGACATCCTAGCTAAAAACTGCGTAAGCCGCATCGTCGAGTTCTGCAAAAAAACTGGAACCACCTGGGGACAGACCCTGGTGACACCCTTCCTCGACACACTTGAGAACTCTGCTGATTTTGAACTCCCATTTCGTAGAACTAGAAAATATTTCTCCTACGCTCCTGCAGGGCAGTTTCGAATGTTCGCCCGTAGGTGCTTTTTCTGCGCCCCAGGGAACTTCTTTGAACGGTCCATCCTCGAAGAAATCGGCTTTCTAGACACGGAATTCCGTACCTTCGAAGACTGGCATACCTGGTTGAGGCTTACCAGGGCTGGCCACACAGCAAGGCTGCTGCCCGAACCACTCGTCTTCTGGAGGCGGCACCTTAAATCCATCAGCTATTCCGCTATGTATGTCGGGAACGTCTCATTCTATCAGGATATTGTCCGGACCCTAGAGAAGTACGTGCTACCCTACGAAGAGGCCCTCGATTGGGTGACAAGAAAGCATCTATCGTCCCACCTAGCCTACTTGAAACTTTTGATCGAAAAGGGAGCAAAACGGGACGCACACCAAAAGGCTATATGGCTGAAACTCAAAAGTCCGCTTTGCTGGATGGAACTCCCTTACTACCTCCTAAATAAACTCCTACCAATGCTAGATAGGAGGAGAGGAATCAGACCGTGGAACACTTCGCAAGCCTCGTGATTTTTTCTCTTTTTAAATTATATTACTGCTCACAAGTTGAAACCCTGTTTCCAGTCGGAACCCATTCTCGTGTTGTGGGCCAACGGCTCGGGAAGATTCTAGGAGGGAACCGCATGTCCGTCTCCGGGAAAGCCCGCATCGGCGGCGTGGCCTTGAATAAGATAATCGAGTGGGATTTTGACACCCCGCACCCCACGGACAACCAGGTGAAGGGGGCCCACACCAACCCCCAGAGCCTGTACGGGTTCGGGCACCTGGACTTTTACCGCCACTGCCTGGACGTGCTGGAAAACGGGGAGGACGAACTGATGAGCGGAAGGGAAGGACACAAGACCGTGGAGATCATCGAGGCAGCGTACCAGTCGGCCCTTTCGGGCGGCCAGGTGCGAATGGGCGCCATGCGGAGGTAATGTTTGCCAATGAAGAATAAGGGACAAGACGACTAATGGAAACCGCTTATAAATTTCTTAATCGCTTCCTCCCTCCAAAACCCGTCATTCGCCATGTGTCCATTCTTGCCGGGGGCACTGCACTCGCGCAGTGCCTCAATATCGCGATGATGCCGTTGCTATCCCGCATCTACTCTCCCGGGGATTTCGGCATTATGGCGGCTTTTGCCTCATTTATTGCAATCCTCTCTGAAACGTCAGCGTTTCGTTACTATCTGGCCGTTCCCTTACCAAAGGAAGAGCAGGATGCCAACGCTTTAGTGGTATTAAGCCTTTTGTTGCAAGTGGCTTTTGCGATAGTGCTGAGTCTTGTCTTGCTGGTTGCTGGCAAAAACTTCTCTCTATGGTCTCAATATTTTTCAAGCATACTATTGCCGATCCTTTGATACTTATCGGTGCAATATCGTTCTTTGGAGCCTTGACTTACATATCTGTTTTGGGTATTCTTCGTTCCGAGACACAAAAAGAGTTCTTTGAACGTATTTATACCATAGCACACAAGGGAAACCCTGTTTAAGTCCATAACCAACAAGCCACGAATAAGACATCCTGGGAGGGTTTCCGAAAGGGGTGCTTGAGATGGGCGACACGAAAGATCGGCAGGACGAAGTGCAGCGTTAGACGGCAAAGAGGCGTGTAGCATTGATCCTTGAGATCCTGAAAGGAAAGACAACGATAGCGGAAGCAGCCCGACCCCATGGGCCCAAGGTGGCCGAGGTGGAACGGTGGAAGTAAAGGTGCCTGTCCGGGGCGGAGGACGACCTGAGGAGCCGCCCAGGGACAAATTCGCGGAAGCTAGGCGAAAAAATCGCTAGCTGGATTCACTGGTACAACGAGGGAAGGCCTAATCAATCCCTGGGGACCTTTCCCCAAAACAGGTTCGGCTAAAACAAGCGGCATCATGGGCTTGATTTTATGGGAGCAATACTGATATTTCTGGGAGTGAGAATTTTGACGGACAGCCTTTTTTCCATCGTCTGTGTCACCTATAACCAGGAAGACTTTATCATGGACTGTCTGGACAGCATCGCGGGACAGGACTACCGAAAAATCGAACTAATCGTTTGTGATGACTGCTCAACCGATCGAACAGTCCAAGTCGTGGAGGAATGGCTCGAAAAACATCAAGATCGCTTTGATAACATCGTATTTCTAAAAAACAAGGAGAACCTTGGGATATCAGCGACTCATGACCGAGGATTGCGATGCGCTGCCGGGAAATACTTGAAATACATTGGGGGGGACGACATCCTAGCTAAAAACTGCGTAAGCCGCATCGTCGAGTTCTGCAAAAAAACTGGAACCACCTGGGGACAGACCCTGGTGACACCCTTCCTCGACACACTTGAGAACTCTGCTGATTTTGAACTCCCATTTCGTAGAACTAGAAAATATTTCTCCTACGCTCCTGCAGGGCAGTTTCGAATGTTCGCCCGTAGGAACTTTTTCTGCGCCCCAGGAAACTTCTTTGAACGGTCCATCCTCGAAGAAATCGGCTTTCTAGACACGGAATTCCGTACCGTCGAAGACTGGCATACCTGGTTGAGGCTTACCAGGGCTGGCCACACAGCAAGGCTGCTGCCCGAACCACTCGTCTTCTGGAGGCGGCACCTTAAATCCATCAGCTATTCCGCTATGTATGTCGGGAACGTCTCATTCTATCAGGATATTGTCCGGACCCTAGAGAAGTACGTGCTACCCTACGAAGAGGCCCTCGATTGGGTGACAAGAAAGCACCTATCGTCCACCCTAGCCTACTTGAAACTCTTGATCGAAAAGGGAGCAAAACGGGACGCACACCAGAAGGCTAGATGGCTTTTACTCAAAAGTCCGCTTTGCTGGATGGAACTCCATTACCACCTCCTAAATAACCTCCTACCAATGCTAGATAGGAGGAGAGCAACCAGACTGTGAAACACTTCGCAAGCCTAGTGATTTTTTCTCTTTTTAAATTATATTACTGCTCACAAGTTGAAACCCTGTTTCCAGTCGGAGCCCATTCTCGTGGTGTGGGCCAACGGCTCGGGAAGATTCTAGGAGGGAACCGCATGTCCGTCTCCGGGAAAGCCCGCATTGGCGGCGTGGCCTTGAATAATGGCGGCGTGGCCTTGAATAAGATAATCGAAGATAATCGAGTGGAATTTCGACAACCCGCACCCCATGGACGAAGAGGTGAAAGAGGCCGATACCAACCCCAAGAGCGTTTACGGGTTCGGGCACCTGGACTTTTACCGCCACTGCCTGGACGTGCTGGAAAACGGGGAGGACGAACTGGTGA from Thermanaerovibrio acidaminovorans DSM 6589 includes:
- a CDS encoding polysaccharide biosynthesis protein, whose protein sequence is MFEGASILITGGTGSFGKQFIRNVLANYKPRRVVVYSRDEYKQYEMQQAFSSPEMRYFIGDVRDAQK
- a CDS encoding Gfo/Idh/MocA family oxidoreductase; the protein is MEWNFDNPHPMDEEVKEADTNPKSVYGFGHLDFYRHCLDVLENGEDELVSGREGRKTVEIIEAAYQSALSGGQVRMGAMTR
- a CDS encoding integrase core domain-containing protein, with amino-acid sequence MRSRPGTNSRKLGEKIASWIHWYNEGRPNQSLGTFPQNRFG
- a CDS encoding glycosyltransferase gives rise to the protein MRILTDSLFSIVCVTYNQEDLIMECLDSIAGQDYRKIELIVCDDCSTDRTVQVVEEWLEKHQDRFDNIVFLKNKENLGISATHDRGLRCAAGKYLKYIGGDDILAKNCVSRIVEFCKKTGTTWGQTLVTPFLDTLENSADFELPFRRTRKYFSYAPAGQFRMFARRCFFCAPGNFFERSILEEIGFLDTEFRTFEDWHTWLRLTRAGHTARLLPEPLVFWRRHLKSISYSAMYVGNVSFYQDIVRTLEKYVLPYEEALDWVTRKHLSSHLAYLKLLIEKGAKRDAHQKAIWLKLKSPLCWMELPYYLLNKLLPMLDRRRGIRPWNTSQAS
- a CDS encoding glycosyltransferase, with product MRILTDSLFSIVCVTYNQEDFIMDCLDSIAGQDYRKIELIVCDDCSTDRTVQVVEEWLEKHQDRFDNIVFLKNKENLGISATHDRGLRCAAGKYLKYIGGDDILAKNCVSRIVEFCKKTGTTWGQTLVTPFLDTLENSADFELPFRRTRKYFSYAPAGQFRMFARRNFFCAPGNFFERSILEEIGFLDTEFRTVEDWHTWLRLTRAGHTARLLPEPLVFWRRHLKSISYSAMYVGNVSFYQDIVRTLEKYVLPYEEALDWVTRKHLSSTLAYLKLLIEKGAKRDAHQKARWLLLKSPLCWMELHYHLLNNLLPMLDRRRATRL
- a CDS encoding Gfo/Idh/MocA family oxidoreductase; translated protein: MSVSGKARIGGVALNKIIEWDFDTPHPTDNQVKGAHTNPQSLYGFGHLDFYRHCLDVLENGEDELMSGREGHKTVEIIEAAYQSALSGGQVRMGAMRR
- a CDS encoding lipopolysaccharide biosynthesis protein, which gives rise to MSRHFSQLRKANFIPMIRSGFWYTASAFAEKGLAFISVPIFTRLLNLGDYGTVSFFQPLVGILAILSGLNLDASIGIAKQEKKDVFHVYVSSLFLFSLIWFIAEILLLSLWKTRVERTFGISISLAFCALLSGYGSFIFNSYSTYLMFENRYRLRSVLSFLRAAAEILVSVVLLLTILKGSFWGRVIGSLSLNLIFGLGILWAFWRKYTPRLSGEYWRYGSLIGAPLIPHCLSHLILSYFDRIAIKALVGNVATGLYGFAYNIGMIPLLLLSSTNSAWVPWFYDAFAQEKNEEIRVNIRRYNAAFFLFILLLLTVSPEIARLLAPPEYMGAIKVIPIIIFSYYLQFIYTCYVNFSFFYKKTGLISTGTIIAGVINMVLNYKMIPVFGYEIAAWTTVFSYACLLFFHWFNVSVLIKAKGIRAMDFSLTVLLGLSLSCALYWGSPLMGFFSQRELVFRYTLFLAMLGFMAILHRKEIRKILDRWNGADRHV